From the genome of Neodiprion pinetum isolate iyNeoPine1 chromosome 3, iyNeoPine1.2, whole genome shotgun sequence, one region includes:
- the LOC124215074 gene encoding ral GTPase-activating protein subunit beta isoform X11 has protein sequence MNLGVFNRVNLKDSGGGMYSEWASLSTLVQNGSEDSQSVLKKFHPVAGREVALSIVRQLATNLGITQAAEHSPLTTDREVQWCMEVICFGLSLPLAEHDTVRDCVNVYCEWLSALYSSPKISVPRPIVEDPNFYARKIISHFHNLFVPRKGEGADTINRQAVLCHRVLRTLQQVARGPATLERETWESLLLFLIGINDALLAPPAVREDAGEQLCERVLGVLLEVWLVACERNFPSPPLWRTLRESCLRWRHRLALVEQWNRVCLALTAKLLQVMYGPMFPELKISDEDAHLVPQTMSDEAVAQSWYRLLRTVGDPVDLCRPAVVSQTQAFLQYAIASQNVVDPCQHPCLQGLPQIFLKAIKGIAGQVDAFLGVSQACCWEECCITSVASASGGGGGVAGDKAGGKDQPQPSPTPPTQRRLAKSFSVTPSAVTKGIPKASLIGLTTSRISSNPPASTPNSGPSSTSSITSVTSLGQDIRPPLAPGRPKCNSILHLFGEWLFEAAFIGTDGWSQNLPQPSGASKRPSSVLVDGPSSLQETTSEIPPSLGIDRYESGRAEAMGALCRIFCAKKTGEEILPVYLARFYQAMYHGLKINETRECGETLASILLNSADLFRLDLDGVQVLVPAVISALEIVLPEKELKLKSNAVSRIELRRASIHLLISMLTLPLNLQNLPIKELPSLTAIINQEKNPVTFVQLKPRLMNLLINALQVESDPLNTHMLLGGLMLSVQDSAAAEEVEQVTQPDTITSDTTTNLLSSVASDSTSQVSISSDLRSLGDGSDIVTLQEENSAFGKYFDSAHALFVRATYLVCHRLISSWKTDLNISLAALELLAGLARTHIRETDALECKRAVKWLCDYITYQCWRPPPAHSKDLHSSIVAAFTCLTTWLSAHPQLLQDKDCLTTVLEVVELGVSGTKSIGKPGEPIKMKDEKELKPASMRVRDAADALLTIILEQVGYFPSACGAQSLSSLLDEVLLLRHCNSWTGGRVARQAAVERFRYFVAENATMLALLEEPLGNDQDPQPTVTVLIRGPFGRHAWTMQLRHLPRHKSSVRSMNSNPGRPLPLAEATPRPDYKPRFFPDNVDRIPHCRVDESIPSLDAVMNDNDTVKNEHHLLSQLLERQINLESKSSNDLARNADEKIEECTPPKICHEFQTARLFLSHFGFLNLDQNDNENSTTSGLTALDPSMPGFCTDLESLDHTSPRTCDTVHVFYVRAGQKSAEEILSNVLHETSVSPHFLEFLSSLGWPVSVSSHAGWTGHVSTSWRATIPVTVPQPAHSDHGGALYNGDTHILYWADVSSEVAFIVPTHLMGNMSSDSIDESNYNSDISGGQAWFERSVSESAGTRSYSVNQSGSQNSRTMSLDLDKQPPSLPGSGPSSTSSGDPIKPRRSTKHSLPMQTDTRILVVWLESLEDHLQFPIADLLSCTHTGLEHSNGVRPSDVQVIFLHSLSSGLMRVRLQGPVSRINLATPLVDGMVLSRRVLGTLVRQTALNMGRRRRLDNDSYHPPHVRRRLKVQDMVQKYRCNLSQPELLTFLFSSPQN, from the exons GGGCTGACACAATAAATAGACAAGCTGTGCTATGTCACAGGGTGCTCAGAACTCTCCAGCAAGTCGCAAGAGGACCTGCAACTTTGGAGAGAGAAACATGGGAAAgcttattattgtttttaattgGAATAAACGATGCTTTATTAGCGCCACCTGCTGTTAGAGAGGATGCAGGTGAACAGCTATGTGAAAGAGTTCTTGGTGTATTGTTGGAG GTATGGCTCGTCGCCTGTGAACGCAATTTTCCATCTCCTCCACTGTGGCGCACATTACGAGAATCGTGTTTACGATGGCGTCATAGATTAGCTCTGGTAGAGCAATGGAATCGTGTTTGTTTAGCTCTGACCGCAAAATTACTGCAAGTTATGTACGGTCCAATGTTTCCAGAATTAAAAATCA GTGACGAAGACGCACACCTGGTACCTCAAACAATGTCTGATGAAGCAGTGGCACAATCGTGGTACAGATTACTACGAACTGTTGGCGATCCAGTAGATTTGTGCAGACCAGCTGTAGTATCTCAAACACAAGCATTTTTGCAGTACGCTATCGCTAGTCAAAACGTGGTTGATCCATGCCAGCATCCCTGCTTACAGGGCTTACCACAAATATTTCTAAAGGCTATCAAAGGTATTGCTGGTCAAGTTGATGCTTTTTTGG GGGTATCACAGGCTTGCTGCTGGGAGGAGTGTTGCATCACTAGTGTTGCATCTGCAAGTGGCGGAGGTGGTGGTGTGGCGGGAGATAAAGCTGGCGGTAAAGATCAGCCACAGCCCTCCCCCACACCACCAACACAGCGAAGACTGGCCAAAAGTTTCAGTGTCACACCTTCTGCTGTTACTAAGG GAATCCCAAAAGCTTCTCTAATTGGATTAACAACAAGTCGCATATCTAGCAACCCGCCTGCATCGACCCCCAACTCTGGCCCCTCATCAACTTCGAGCATAACGT CTGTAACATCGCTAGGCCAAGACATCAGGCCTCCCTTAGCACCAGGAAGGCCAAAATGTAACAGTATATTACATTTGTTTGGAGAATGGCTTTTCGAAGCAGCTTTTATAGGCACAGATGGATGGTCACAAAATTTGCCTC aGCCATCAGGTGCTTCAAAGCGTCCATCATCAGTTCTTGTCGATGGACCAAGTTCATTGCAAGAAACAACTAGTGAAATCCCACCATCGCTTGGTATTGACCGTTATGAATCAGGTAGAGCCGAAGCTATGGGAGCACTTTGCAGGATATTTTGTGCAAAGAAGACTGGGGAAGAAATTTTGCCAGTTTATTTAGCTAGATTCTATCAAGCTATGTATCACGGCCTTAAAATAAACGAG acACGAGAATGTGGAGAAACTTTGGCcagtattttgttaaattcaGCAGACTTATTTCGTCTTGATCTTGACGGTGTACAAGTATTGGTGCCAGCTGTTATATCTGCTTTGGAAATTGTGCTACCAGAAAAGGAACTGAAATTAAAGTCAAATGCTGTGTCCAGAATCGAATTGAGAAGAGCTTCCATACATCTGCTGATATCTATGCTGACACTTCCGCTAAATCTACAG aACTTGCCTATCAAGGAGTTACCGTCTTTAACAGCGATAATCAATCAGGAGAAGAATCCAGTGACGTTTGTACAATTAAAACCCAGACTCATGAACTTGCTAATAAATGCATTACAGGTCGAATCTGATCCCTTAAACACACACATGCTCTTAG GGGGGTTGATGTTGAGCGTACAAGACTCGGCAGCTGCTGAAGAGGTTGAACAAGTAACTCAACCTGATACAATCACCAGTGATACTACAACTAATTTGCTATCATCAG TCGCCAGTGATTCAACAAGTCAAGTAAGCATTTCCAGTGATCTACGTTCACTTGGAGATGGCTCTGATATTGTCACACTTCAAGAGGAAAACTCTGCCTTTGGTAAATACTTTG ATTCTGCACATGCTCTTTTTGTAAGAGCCACATACTTGGTATGTCACAGATTAATATCATCGTGGAAAACAGACTTGAACATTTCATTAGCAGCATTAGAATTGCTAGCAGGTTTAGCAAGGACGCATATTCGAGAGACAG ATGCTCTTGAGTGTAAACGAGCAGTAAAATGGTTGTGTGATTATATCACTTACCAATGTTGGCGACCACCACCAGCTCATTCTAAGGACTTGCATTCATCTATTGTCGCAGCGTTCACTTGTCTAACCACATGGTTATCTGCTCACCCACAATTATTACAA GACAAGGATTGTCTTACAACAGTTTTGGAAGTAGTTGAATTAGGTGTGTCTGGTACCAAGAGCATTGGTAAGCCAGGAGAACcaattaaaatgaaagatgaaaaagaattaaaaccAGCATCAATGCGAGTTAGAGACGCAGCTGATGCACTCCTGACAATTATATTAGAACAG GTAGGATATTTTCCAAGTGCCTGTGGAGCGCAATCTCTTTCTTCCCTACTTGACGAGGTTTTGCTACTTCGTCACTGTAACAGCTGGACGGGCGGCCGCGTAGCTCGACAAGCTGCAGTTGAACGATTCCGTTACTTTGTAGCTGAAAATGCTACGATGCTAGCTCTGCTAGAAGAGCCGTTAGGGAATGATCAGGATCCACAACCTACTGTTACAGTGTTAATAAGAGGTCCATTCGGTCGACATGCGTGGACAATGCAACTTAGACATTTACCCAGGCATAAATCCAGCGTGAGAAGTATGAACTCAAATCCTGGGCGCCCATTGCCTTTGGCCGAGGCTACACCAAGACCAGATTATAAGCCGAGATTTTTCCCTGATAATGTTGATCGCATTCCACATTGTAGAGT GGATGAGTCAATACCAAGCTTGGATGCAGTAATGAATGATAATGATACAGTAAAAAACGAGCATCATCTTTTGTCACAATTACTGGAGAGACAAATCAATCTGGAATCAAAGTCCAGTAATGATTTGGCTCGAAACGCAGATGAAAAGATTGAAGAATGTACCCcgccaaaaatttgtcacgAATTTCAAACAGCCAGATTGTTCCTCAGCCATTTTGGATTCTTGAATTTAGACCAAAATGACAACGAAAATTCTACCACGAGCGGGCTCACAGCTTTGGATCCGTCAATGCCTGGATTCTGCACAGACTTGGAAAGTTTGGACCACACAAGTCCGAGAACCTGCGACACAGTACACGTATTTTACGTTCGAGCTGGTCAAAAATCTGCTGAAGAAATACTCTCTAATGTG CTACATGAAACGAGCGTATCTCCACATTTTTTGGAGTTCCTGAGTTCACTTGGCTGGCCAGTCTCAGTGTCATCTCATGCAGGATGGACAGGACATGTCTCTACATCGTGGCGTGCTACAATTCCAGTTACTGTACCGCAACCGGCTCATAGCGATCATGGCGGTGCTTTGTATAACGGCGACACGCATATTTTATACTGGGCTGATGTGAGCTCAGAAGTGGCGTTTATAGTGCCGACACATTTGATGGGGAACATGAGCTCCGATTCCATTGATGAGTCTAATTATAATAGCGATATAAGCGGTGGCCAAG CTTGGTTCGAGCGAAGCGTTAGTGAAAGTGCTGGAACCCGTTCGTATTCGGTTAATCAGTCAGGAAGTCAAAATTCTCGAACTATGTCGTTAGACCTTGACAAACAGCCTCCCAGTTTACCAGGCTCTGGTCCATCCAGCACATCAAGTGGGGATCCAATTAAACCTAGAAGAAGCACGAAGCACAGTCTCCCTATGCAAACTGATACAAGAATATTAGTTGTTTGGCTAGAGAGCTTAGAAGATCACTTGCAATTTCCAATCG CTGACCTTCTATCTTGCACTCATACTGGTCTCGAGCATTCCAATGGTGTAAGGCCTTCTGACGTTCAagtcatttttttacattcactGTCGAGTGGTTTGATGAGAGTAAGACTACAAGGCCCTGTATCTAGAATAAATTTAGCTACTCCATTGGTTGATGGCATGGTGCTGTCTCGACGGGTGTTGGGCACATTAGTCAGACAAACCGCTTTAAATATGGGACGTCGAAGAAGGCTGGACAATGATAG CTATCACCCACCGCATGTTCGCAGACGATTGAAGGTCCAAGACATGGTTCAAAAATACCGATGCAACCTTAGTCAGCCCGAATTGTTAACATTTTTGTTCAGCAGTcctcaaaattaa
- the LOC124215074 gene encoding ral GTPase-activating protein subunit beta isoform X8 has product MYSEWASLSTLVQNGSEDSQSVLKKFHPVAGREVALSIVRQLATNLGITQAAEHSPLTTDREVQWCMEVICFGLSLPLAEHDTVRDCVNVYCEWLSALYSSPKISVPRPIVEDPNFYARKIISHFHNLFVPRKGEVWPFLYQDLGADTINRQAVLCHRVLRTLQQVARGPATLERETWESLLLFLIGINDALLAPPAVREDAGEQLCERVLGVLLEVWLVACERNFPSPPLWRTLRESCLRWRHRLALVEQWNRVCLALTAKLLQVMYGPMFPELKISDEDAHLVPQTMSDEAVAQSWYRLLRTVGDPVDLCRPAVVSQTQAFLQYAIASQNVVDPCQHPCLQGLPQIFLKAIKGIAGQVDAFLGVSQACCWEECCITSVASASGGGGGVAGDKAGGKDQPQPSPTPPTQRRLAKSFSVTPSAVTKGIPKASLIGLTTSRISSNPPASTPNSGPSSTSSITSVTSLGQDIRPPLAPGRPKCNSILHLFGEWLFEAAFIGTDGWSQNLPQPSGASKRPSSVLVDGPSSLQETTSEIPPSLGIDRYESGRAEAMGALCRIFCAKKTGEEILPVYLARFYQAMYHGLKINETRECGETLASILLNSADLFRLDLDGVQVLVPAVISALEIVLPEKELKLKSNAVSRIELRRASIHLLISMLTLPLNLQNLPIKELPSLTAIINQEKNPVTFVQLKPRLMNLLINALQVESDPLNTHMLLGGLMLSVQDSAAAEEVEQVTQPDTITSDTTTNLLSSVASDSTSQVSISSDLRSLGDGSDIVTLQEENSAFGKYFDSAHALFVRATYLVCHRLISSWKTDLNISLAALELLAGLARTHIRETARKLTDALECKRAVKWLCDYITYQCWRPPPAHSKDLHSSIVAAFTCLTTWLSAHPQLLQDKDCLTTVLEVVELGVSGTKSIGKPGEPIKMKDEKELKPASMRVRDAADALLTIILEQVGYFPSACGAQSLSSLLDEVLLLRHCNSWTGGRVARQAAVERFRYFVAENATMLALLEEPLGNDQDPQPTVTVLIRGPFGRHAWTMQLRHLPRHKSSVRSMNSNPGRPLPLAEATPRPDYKPRFFPDNVDRIPHCRVDESIPSLDAVMNDNDTVKNEHHLLSQLLERQINLESKSSNDLARNADEKIEECTPPKICHEFQTARLFLSHFGFLNLDQNDNENSTTSGLTALDPSMPGFCTDLESLDHTSPRTCDTVHVFYVRAGQKSAEEILSNVLHETSVSPHFLEFLSSLGWPVSVSSHAGWTGHVSTSWRATIPVTVPQPAHSDHGGALYNGDTHILYWADVSSEVAFIVPTHLMGNMSSDSIDESNYNSDISGGQAWFERSVSESAGTRSYSVNQSGSQNSRTMSLDLDKQPPSLPGSGPSSTSSGDPIKPRRSTKHSLPMQTDTRILVVWLESLEDHLQFPIADLLSCTHTGLEHSNGVRPSDVQVIFLHSLSSGLMRVRLQGPVSRINLATPLVDGMVLSRRVLGTLVRQTALNMGRRRRLDNDSYHPPHVRRRLKVQDMVQKYRCNLSQPELLTFLFSSPQN; this is encoded by the exons TCTGGCCATTTTTGTACCAGGATTTAG GGGCTGACACAATAAATAGACAAGCTGTGCTATGTCACAGGGTGCTCAGAACTCTCCAGCAAGTCGCAAGAGGACCTGCAACTTTGGAGAGAGAAACATGGGAAAgcttattattgtttttaattgGAATAAACGATGCTTTATTAGCGCCACCTGCTGTTAGAGAGGATGCAGGTGAACAGCTATGTGAAAGAGTTCTTGGTGTATTGTTGGAG GTATGGCTCGTCGCCTGTGAACGCAATTTTCCATCTCCTCCACTGTGGCGCACATTACGAGAATCGTGTTTACGATGGCGTCATAGATTAGCTCTGGTAGAGCAATGGAATCGTGTTTGTTTAGCTCTGACCGCAAAATTACTGCAAGTTATGTACGGTCCAATGTTTCCAGAATTAAAAATCA GTGACGAAGACGCACACCTGGTACCTCAAACAATGTCTGATGAAGCAGTGGCACAATCGTGGTACAGATTACTACGAACTGTTGGCGATCCAGTAGATTTGTGCAGACCAGCTGTAGTATCTCAAACACAAGCATTTTTGCAGTACGCTATCGCTAGTCAAAACGTGGTTGATCCATGCCAGCATCCCTGCTTACAGGGCTTACCACAAATATTTCTAAAGGCTATCAAAGGTATTGCTGGTCAAGTTGATGCTTTTTTGG GGGTATCACAGGCTTGCTGCTGGGAGGAGTGTTGCATCACTAGTGTTGCATCTGCAAGTGGCGGAGGTGGTGGTGTGGCGGGAGATAAAGCTGGCGGTAAAGATCAGCCACAGCCCTCCCCCACACCACCAACACAGCGAAGACTGGCCAAAAGTTTCAGTGTCACACCTTCTGCTGTTACTAAGG GAATCCCAAAAGCTTCTCTAATTGGATTAACAACAAGTCGCATATCTAGCAACCCGCCTGCATCGACCCCCAACTCTGGCCCCTCATCAACTTCGAGCATAACGT CTGTAACATCGCTAGGCCAAGACATCAGGCCTCCCTTAGCACCAGGAAGGCCAAAATGTAACAGTATATTACATTTGTTTGGAGAATGGCTTTTCGAAGCAGCTTTTATAGGCACAGATGGATGGTCACAAAATTTGCCTC aGCCATCAGGTGCTTCAAAGCGTCCATCATCAGTTCTTGTCGATGGACCAAGTTCATTGCAAGAAACAACTAGTGAAATCCCACCATCGCTTGGTATTGACCGTTATGAATCAGGTAGAGCCGAAGCTATGGGAGCACTTTGCAGGATATTTTGTGCAAAGAAGACTGGGGAAGAAATTTTGCCAGTTTATTTAGCTAGATTCTATCAAGCTATGTATCACGGCCTTAAAATAAACGAG acACGAGAATGTGGAGAAACTTTGGCcagtattttgttaaattcaGCAGACTTATTTCGTCTTGATCTTGACGGTGTACAAGTATTGGTGCCAGCTGTTATATCTGCTTTGGAAATTGTGCTACCAGAAAAGGAACTGAAATTAAAGTCAAATGCTGTGTCCAGAATCGAATTGAGAAGAGCTTCCATACATCTGCTGATATCTATGCTGACACTTCCGCTAAATCTACAG aACTTGCCTATCAAGGAGTTACCGTCTTTAACAGCGATAATCAATCAGGAGAAGAATCCAGTGACGTTTGTACAATTAAAACCCAGACTCATGAACTTGCTAATAAATGCATTACAGGTCGAATCTGATCCCTTAAACACACACATGCTCTTAG GGGGGTTGATGTTGAGCGTACAAGACTCGGCAGCTGCTGAAGAGGTTGAACAAGTAACTCAACCTGATACAATCACCAGTGATACTACAACTAATTTGCTATCATCAG TCGCCAGTGATTCAACAAGTCAAGTAAGCATTTCCAGTGATCTACGTTCACTTGGAGATGGCTCTGATATTGTCACACTTCAAGAGGAAAACTCTGCCTTTGGTAAATACTTTG ATTCTGCACATGCTCTTTTTGTAAGAGCCACATACTTGGTATGTCACAGATTAATATCATCGTGGAAAACAGACTTGAACATTTCATTAGCAGCATTAGAATTGCTAGCAGGTTTAGCAAGGACGCATATTCGAGAGACAG CTCGGAAGCTAACAG ATGCTCTTGAGTGTAAACGAGCAGTAAAATGGTTGTGTGATTATATCACTTACCAATGTTGGCGACCACCACCAGCTCATTCTAAGGACTTGCATTCATCTATTGTCGCAGCGTTCACTTGTCTAACCACATGGTTATCTGCTCACCCACAATTATTACAA GACAAGGATTGTCTTACAACAGTTTTGGAAGTAGTTGAATTAGGTGTGTCTGGTACCAAGAGCATTGGTAAGCCAGGAGAACcaattaaaatgaaagatgaaaaagaattaaaaccAGCATCAATGCGAGTTAGAGACGCAGCTGATGCACTCCTGACAATTATATTAGAACAG GTAGGATATTTTCCAAGTGCCTGTGGAGCGCAATCTCTTTCTTCCCTACTTGACGAGGTTTTGCTACTTCGTCACTGTAACAGCTGGACGGGCGGCCGCGTAGCTCGACAAGCTGCAGTTGAACGATTCCGTTACTTTGTAGCTGAAAATGCTACGATGCTAGCTCTGCTAGAAGAGCCGTTAGGGAATGATCAGGATCCACAACCTACTGTTACAGTGTTAATAAGAGGTCCATTCGGTCGACATGCGTGGACAATGCAACTTAGACATTTACCCAGGCATAAATCCAGCGTGAGAAGTATGAACTCAAATCCTGGGCGCCCATTGCCTTTGGCCGAGGCTACACCAAGACCAGATTATAAGCCGAGATTTTTCCCTGATAATGTTGATCGCATTCCACATTGTAGAGT GGATGAGTCAATACCAAGCTTGGATGCAGTAATGAATGATAATGATACAGTAAAAAACGAGCATCATCTTTTGTCACAATTACTGGAGAGACAAATCAATCTGGAATCAAAGTCCAGTAATGATTTGGCTCGAAACGCAGATGAAAAGATTGAAGAATGTACCCcgccaaaaatttgtcacgAATTTCAAACAGCCAGATTGTTCCTCAGCCATTTTGGATTCTTGAATTTAGACCAAAATGACAACGAAAATTCTACCACGAGCGGGCTCACAGCTTTGGATCCGTCAATGCCTGGATTCTGCACAGACTTGGAAAGTTTGGACCACACAAGTCCGAGAACCTGCGACACAGTACACGTATTTTACGTTCGAGCTGGTCAAAAATCTGCTGAAGAAATACTCTCTAATGTG CTACATGAAACGAGCGTATCTCCACATTTTTTGGAGTTCCTGAGTTCACTTGGCTGGCCAGTCTCAGTGTCATCTCATGCAGGATGGACAGGACATGTCTCTACATCGTGGCGTGCTACAATTCCAGTTACTGTACCGCAACCGGCTCATAGCGATCATGGCGGTGCTTTGTATAACGGCGACACGCATATTTTATACTGGGCTGATGTGAGCTCAGAAGTGGCGTTTATAGTGCCGACACATTTGATGGGGAACATGAGCTCCGATTCCATTGATGAGTCTAATTATAATAGCGATATAAGCGGTGGCCAAG CTTGGTTCGAGCGAAGCGTTAGTGAAAGTGCTGGAACCCGTTCGTATTCGGTTAATCAGTCAGGAAGTCAAAATTCTCGAACTATGTCGTTAGACCTTGACAAACAGCCTCCCAGTTTACCAGGCTCTGGTCCATCCAGCACATCAAGTGGGGATCCAATTAAACCTAGAAGAAGCACGAAGCACAGTCTCCCTATGCAAACTGATACAAGAATATTAGTTGTTTGGCTAGAGAGCTTAGAAGATCACTTGCAATTTCCAATCG CTGACCTTCTATCTTGCACTCATACTGGTCTCGAGCATTCCAATGGTGTAAGGCCTTCTGACGTTCAagtcatttttttacattcactGTCGAGTGGTTTGATGAGAGTAAGACTACAAGGCCCTGTATCTAGAATAAATTTAGCTACTCCATTGGTTGATGGCATGGTGCTGTCTCGACGGGTGTTGGGCACATTAGTCAGACAAACCGCTTTAAATATGGGACGTCGAAGAAGGCTGGACAATGATAG CTATCACCCACCGCATGTTCGCAGACGATTGAAGGTCCAAGACATGGTTCAAAAATACCGATGCAACCTTAGTCAGCCCGAATTGTTAACATTTTTGTTCAGCAGTcctcaaaattaa